GCCAGGTGGTCTTCGCGGATTTCATATGAAAACACGTGCCCTTCCGGGCCGACCGCGCGCAGCAGATTCATCGTGAGCGCACCGGAGCCTGCCCCGGCCTCAAGCACGCGCGCACCCATAAAAATGTCGCCCTCCACAATGATCTGTGCCGCATCTTTCGGATAGATCACTGCAGCGCCACGAGGCATGGAAAGTACGTGGTCAACCAGAAGGTGACGGAAACACAGGTAATCCGAACCCATTGAAGACTGCACGACCGACCCCTCATCGGCACCGATAATATCGTCGTGTGCAATGGAGCCCTTGTGGGTGTGGTACTCAGCCCCCTCAACCAATTCGATGGTGAAGTGTCGTTGTTTAGCATCAGTGAGCTGAACTTTGTCGCCAGCCTTAAATGGTCCGGAATACATGCAGGATCCTCCTCTAGTTTCCGGTTAAGTATGCCGTAAGTGCCTTCGTAAACCATATTTGGTCTTGTACGCCTGCAAGTTCGCGTGCCGAGTGCATGGACAGCAGCGGGACTCCTACATCCACCGTTGGGATACCGAGCCTTGTGGCCGCAATCGGTCCGATAGTCGATCCGCACGGAACGGCGTTGTTTCCCACAAAAGTTTGTACCGGAACGTCGACCGCCTGGCAGGCGCGCATCCACAGCGCTTCGGTCACTGCATCGGAGGCATAACGCTGGTTGGCGTTAATCTTGAGCACAGGACCTTCGTTGAGCAATGGCTGGTGGGTTGGGTCGTGCTTGGAGGCATAATTCGGGTGAAGAGAATGCGCCGCATCGGCGGACACCATGGTTGAGGAAGCCAGCATTTCCATCGGATCCCCATATTCGACAGCGATGCGATTCAGCACACGTTCTAGCAGTGGCCCACCGGCGCCTGTAGTAGTTTGAGAGCCTACTTCCTCATGATTGAATGCAGCCATCACAATGATGTCGTGCGTGTCCTCTTTGGCATTGATCATCGCTTGCATCGACGCGTAAACACTGGTCAGGTTGTCCATTCGGCCTGCAGCGATGAGATCATTGAAAACCACTCCCTCGTGGGTATCCACGCTGATCATCTCGTGCGCCATGATGTAGTGTTTGTCCACGTCGGCAGCATCCGCGATGACATCCATAATCGAGTCCCCCTGTGCAACCGACATGACCGGCTGCATGTGGACCTGCTTATCCGGCTTTAACTCGTTGGTGCGCTCGAGGTGAATTGCTAGGTGTGGAACGCGCGCGATAGGCCCAGTTTCCACCAAGCGTTGTGTGCCGTCGGCAAGCACAATGCGCCCAGCGAACGAGAGCTCGCGATCAAACCAACTAGCTAGGATCGGTCCACCGTAAACCTCAACGGCAAGTTGATGGAATCCATGCGACGTGAAATCGGGCTGCGGCTTGAGCATCAAGCCAGGTGAATCAGTGTGAGAGCCGACGATGCGGAACGCCGGGTTGGGCACATCGGGGATCCACCAAGCGATTACGGCGCCTCCATCGACAAGGACGTGGCCTCCGGGGGAAACGAGTGTGTCTTCTGAAAACCCATGAGACGTGAGCCGATCCGCTACCTCCCGTGCAGCATGGAACGCGGAGGGTGAAGCTGAAACGAAATCGAGGAAGTCGCGAATAGAGTCCATACCTTTACACTCTATGATGAAGAACATCATGACTCCACGACCAATCGCCCTTTCACCGTCCCGAGCTTCCGATTACAACCAGTGTCCGCTTTTGTATCGCTTCCGCACGATCGACCGGCTCCCCGAAGAAAAGACGCTTGCGCAGGTAAAGGGAACACTTGTGCATGCTGTTTTGGAGGACGTGCACGGCTGGGCGCGCGAGGAAAGAACCTACCCCGCCGCGGTGAAACGCATTAAGCCCAACTGGGAGAAAATGCTGGACAGTGATCCCGATATTGCGGCGCTTGTCGACGACGAGCAGGCCTTTTTCATCGAAGCTCGTTCTCTAGTGCGCGACTATTTTGAGATGGAGAACCCCGCGGCCTTCGACTCCACGGAGCAAGAGCTCTACGTTGACACTGTGCTGCCCAACGGTGTGCCAGTTCGCGGCTTTATCGACCGCGTCGATGTCGCCCCCACTGGTGAAGTCCGCGTTGTCGACTATAAGACCGGAAAGAAGCCTCTCCCCCGCTATTCTGCGGACGCGCAGTTCCAGATGCGCTTTTACGCGCTGGTTTACTGGCGCCTATTCAACACCGTGCCAACTCAGCTGCGGCTGATGTACCTGAAGGTCATTGACTCGATGTTTCTTGCACCCTCCAAGGAAGAGCTGGAGTACTTCGAGCGCGATCTTGGCGATTTGTGGTCAAAGATTGAAGGAGACGGAAAATCCGGCCGCTTTAGAACGCAGAAGTCAAAGTTGTGTGGCTGGTGTTCTTTCCAAAGCTTGTGCCCGGAGTTCGGTGGTACTCCGCCGCCCTACCCTGGTTGGCCAGGGTCGACGGCGGACGTCACGCAGGACTAAAACAGCCCGGTAATCTTCCCGTCAATCACGTCAATACCGTCGGCTGCTGGCTTCTTGCCAAGCCCCGGCATGGTCATCACTGCGCCAGTCAACGCCACGATGAAGCCAGCGCCTGTGCGTGGCAAGAGCTCCCGCACGTGCAAAGTGTGTCCCTCGGGGGCTCCCAGTGCCTTCGGGTCGTCGCTAAAGGAGTATTGAGTCTTCGAGATGCATACCGGCAAGGTGTACCAGCTGTTCTTCTTGATCGTCTCCAAATCCTTGCGAGCCTGGTTAGAGTACTCGACGCGATCTGCGTGGTAAATCTCGCGCGCGATGGTTTCAATCGCTGCTTCCACGCCCTTGTCGTTGTCGTACAAAGGTGCCGAAGATTCCACCAAATTGTCCAGGACAGTTTCAGCGAGTTGGATCGCACCGTCGCCACCTTCCGCCCAGACGTTTGCCTCGGCGAGAGCAACGCCGAACTGATCGGCCCACTGGCGCATAAACTCGCGTTCTGCTTCTGTATCGCTGGTAAACAAATTAACTGCGACGACAGGCTTGACTCCGAACTTGCGGATGTTTTCCACATGTCGCTCCAAGTTCACGATGCCCGACTTCAGCGCTTCTAGGTTCTCGTTGGTTAGATCTTCACGAGCTACGCCACCGTTGTACTTCATGGAACGGATTGTGGTGACGATGACAGTACCTGCGACATCGAAGTTGCCATAGCGAGATTTGATATCGAAAAACTTCTCGGCGCCAAGATCGGATCCAAAACCAGCCTCGGTAAGAACGATGTCGGCGTACTGCTGCGCAGTGGTGGTCGCGATCAAGGTATTGCAGCCGTGGGCGATATTGGCAAATGGTCCGCCGTGGATCAAAGCTGGCGTGCCACCGAGCGTTTGAACCAGGTTGGGGTTGATCGCGTCCTTCAAGAGTGCGGACAGGGCACCTTGGGCACCGAGATCTCCCGCTGTGACTGGTTCGTCGTCGTAAGTAAAGCCAACCGTTAAGTTCGCGATCCGCGCCTTGAGATCTTCCAAATCTGTAGCCAAGCCAAGCACTGCCATGATTTCGGAAGCAGCCGTAATCGTAAAGCGAGTTTCCGTCGGAACTCCTTGTTTAGGTCCGCCGAGGCCGGTGACGACGTGCCGCAGTGAGCGGTCGTTGACATCCAGGCACCGCTGCCAAGTGATGCGACGGGGATCGATGTTCAGCGCATTGCCCTGCTGGATGTGGTTGTCGATCAATGCCGCCAGCGTGTTGTTGGCAGAAGTGATCGCATGGAAGTCTCCGGTGAAGTGCAGGTTGATGTTTTCCATTGGGACAACCTGGGAGTAGCCACCACCGGCAGCACCGCCTTTAATGCCCATAACGGGGCCAAGTGAAGGTTCGCGGAGAGCAACCATTGCCTTGTGTCCAAGCTTTGCCATCGCATCCGTCAGCCCGATCAGGACGGTGGACTTTCCCTCGCCGGCGGGGGTCGGAGACACGCCGGTGACAAGAATGATCTTGCCCGGTGTGTCGGATTTCCTGATCTTGGATAGATCAACCTTGGCCATGTGGTGACCGTAGGGAATGAGCGCTTCGTCGTCGATACCTACGCGCTTGGCGATGTCGGTGATTGGCTCGAGGTTATGGGCTTGGGCAATGGAAACGTCAGAGAGCATGCATCTAGAGTATTACGCCGCCGAGAACATATCCCAACAGCACCGCGACAGTGATACATACCACACCCGGTATCAGGAATGGATGGTTGAAAACGTACTTGCCGATTTTGGTCGAGCCCGTATCATCCATCTCCACTGCTGCGAGCAGAGTCGGATAGGTCGGTAGAACGAACAGCGCACAGACTGCCGGCAATGCAGCAACTGCGGTGAGCGGGCTGACACCAATGGCCAGCGCCGCCGGCATGAGTGCTTTCGCCGTAGATGCCTGGGAGTACAGCAACGCGGCAGCGAAGAACAGAACGACCGCTAGCAACCACGGTTGCGCCTTCAATACGTCACCTGCAATGACTTGAATGTCGTCTAGGTAGTGATTGATAAAGGTCGTGCCCAACCATGCAACGCCGAGCACGCACACGGCTGCGGACATGCCCGAGCGGAATACCTGAGTGCCTAGGATCTCTGCGGCAGGAATCTTAGTGATCAACACGATGATTGTCGCCGCTGCGAGCATAATCGCCATGATCGCCTCGTTGCGCGGGATTGTTGGATTGGCGATCAGAGCAAACTGCTCCGAGATTGCCGTGGCGTACCCCATCACTAGCACGATCGCGAGTAGGAAAATTCCTACGGAAGCCTTTGCGCCTTTTGGAGCCACGTACTCACTGGCAGGCACCGGCTTACCGACGAGGTTCCTCTCCAAGCGATCGAGGTAAACCGGATCTTTGTCCAAATCCTTGCCCATGCGATTAGCTACCCAAGCTGTTGGGAAAATGGCTAGGAATGTGGCTGGAAGCATGACACCGAGGAGCTGTAGGTAGCCCACTCCGTGCGGTTCCAGAAGATCAGCCATGAACACAACTGCAGCGGAAATTGGAGACGCAACGATTGCCATCTGTGAAGAAATCACCGCTACCGACAGCGGACGGGAAGGACGGACTTTTCCCTCCTTGGCTACCTCGACGATGACTGGCAGTGTGGAAAATGCCGTGTGGCCTGTGCCTGCGAAGACAGTCATAAGCCATGTCACAATCGGCGCGTAGAGAGTGATGCGCTTTGGGTTGCGACGCAGAAAACGCTCTGCAAGATGGACCAAATAGTCCATGCCTCCAGCGCGCTGCATCGCTGCAATCGCGGCGATCACACACATAATAATTCCGACGACATCAAACGGAATATCTTCAGCTGTGACCGTCATACCGGACAGGCCAAGGAACAGAACGCCCAGTCCGCCAGCAAAACCAATTGCGATGGACCCGAGTCTTGCGCCAAGGATGATCGCCCCGAATAGGATGATCAGGTGGAGTGCGAGGAGCATCAGGAATCCTTACTAGATTCAATAGAAAGACATTGGTGGAACAACTCAAGTCTAGATCCACTCGGCTTAGGTCATATTATATTGAGAAATATCTCACTACTCCACGCAAAAGGTCCCGCCGGCATGGCCAGCGGGACCTTTCACAGACTGCGCGGGAAACTACGCTTCGTCATCCAAGTAAAGCTTGCCACGGTACTCAGGCTTCATCAGGTTTTCCTTGCTCAGCAGCTCGTTGAGAGTAGCTTCGTCGAGAAGCCCCTTCTCAAGTACTAGTTCGCGAACACCACGACCGGTTGCTGCCGCCTCTTTTCCGATCAAATCTCCATTGTGGTGACCGATGATCGGGTTGAGGTACGTGATGATACCGATCGAGTTGTTCACGAAACCTTCGCAGACCTTCTCGTTTGCAGTGATTCCGGTGACGCACTTTTCACGCAAGGTCTTTGCCGCGTTGGTCATCGTCTGGACCGATTCGAAGAAGGCCTCAGCCATGACTGGTTCCATGACGTTAAGCTGCAGCTGACCTGCTTCACCAGCCATAGAGATCGTGACATCGTTACCAAAGACCTTGAAGCACACCTGGTTGACAACCTCTGGAATGACCGGGTTAACCTTTGCAGGCATAATCGACGAGCCAGCCTGACGCTCCGGCAGGTTGATCTCATTGAGGCCCGCGCGTGGGCCGGATGAAAGTAGTCGGAGGTCGTTACAGATCTTGGACATCTTCATCGCAGTACGCTTGATTGCCGAGTGGGTCCACACGTAGCTGCCAACATCAGAAGTAGACTCGATCAGATCTCGCGACGAGATGATGTCTAACCCCGTGTTTTCGCGGAGGATATCGGTGACAGCTTCGCGGTAGCCCACGGGCGCATTCACGCCCGTACCAATGGCGGTACCGCCGAGGTTGATTTCCAGCAGTCCTTCCGCGGCCTTTTGAATGTTTGGCTGTTCTTCAGCCAGGTTGGCACCGAGAGCGGTGAACTCCTGCCCCAAAGTCATAGGGACTGCGTCTTGAAGCTGGGTGCGCCCCATCTTCAACACGTTGGCAAACTCTGCCCCCTTCTCCTTGAAAGCATTTTGGAGCTGATCCAACTCGTCCAAAAGCAGCTGCACTTGGTAGTAAGCGCCCAGCTTGAGGCCCGTAGGGTATGCGTCGTTGGTGGATTGTCCAAGGTTCACGTGATCATTTGGGTTGATGATGTGGTACGAACCCTTAGGCTCACCAAGGATCTCCAAAGCAAGGTTTGCGACTACCTCGTTGGTGTTCATGTTCAGGGAGGTACCAGCGCCACCTTGGAAGGCATCGATCGGGAACTGATCCATGCAGCGACCTTCATCGAGGATCAGATCGCACGCCTGAACAATGGCATCTGCCTTATCCTTAGGCAACGTATGAAGGCGACGGTTAGCCATCGCCGCCGCCTTCTTTACCTGTACCATGCCACGAATGAACTGAGGGAAATCGTTGATCGTGTTACGGGAAATCTGAAAGTTGTCAATTGCACGGAGTGTATGGACGCCGTAGTACTTGTCGGCAGGGACCTCGACGGTGCCCAGCAAATCTTCTTCGGTACGCGTTTGCACGGTGGGAGTTCCTTTCGTTGATCTCTCCAATATCGTACTTGTGTTTAAATTCGAGCGATGCGCAAATCCGAAGCAAGGATCGCTTCAGCGCCAACCTCCGCCAATTGGTCCATCAACGCGTTTGCACGTTTGCGTGGAACCATTGCGCGCACAGCGACCCATCCGTCTCGAGATAGTGGCGACACGGTTGGGCCCGATAGGCCCGGGGTAATTGCTGTGGCTGCAGGCAGATTCTCCCGATCAATGTTGTAGTCGATCATGAGATAGTGGCGAGCGTTAAGGATGCCGTTAATGCGACGGAGCAAAACCTCTTGCTCCTGGTTAAGGTCTACGCCTTTGCGCTTTACGACGACCGCCTCACTGGCCACGATGGGGTCAGCAAATGGGGCTAGTCCGTGCTGCCGCAATGTCGCACCTGTAGACACAACATCGGCAATCGCATCCGCGACACCCAACTTGATCGAGATCTCCACGGCACCATCAAGGCGGATAACTTCGGCGGTGATGTCGCGCTCGCCGAGGTAATCTTCGACCAAATGCGGGTACGAGGTTGCAATGCGCTTGTCCTGCAGCGCTTCAAGAGTCCATTCCTCGTCCGCAGGGGCGGCGAAGCGGAAGGTGGATCCACCGAACCCCAGTGTCATCGCTTCCTCTACCTCAGCTCGAGAATCTTGGGCAAGGTCTCGCCCAGTGATGCCAAGGTCTAAGTGTCCGGCCGCAACATAGATCGCGATGTCCTTGGGGCGGAGAAAGAAGAACTCCACCTGATTCTCAGCGTCGAAGATGTTCAACGCTTTGGTCATTCCACGGCCGCGGTAGCCCGCCTCATGCAGGATGTCGGATGCAGCCTCGGACAACGCACCCTTATTAGGGACAGCGATCTTAATCATGATCTTCTTTCTTAAGAGTTAGGTGGGCGTTAGAGGTACTTATAGATGTCGTCCGGGGTCAGCCCACGAGCGACCATCATGACCTGGGTCCAGTAGATGAGCTGGCTCATTTCTTCAGCCAACTCTTCGTCAGATTGGTACTCTGCAGCAATCCATACTTCGCCAGCCTCTTCGATGACCTTTTTGCCGATGGTATGCACTCCCTTGTCCAGCGCCTCTACGGTAGAGGAGCCTTCTGGGCGCTCGGCAGCGCGTTGAGTGAGTTCGGCAAAGAGAGAGTCAAAGTTTTTCACGGGGATAACTTTAACTCATTGCCTCAAACCACGTAGCAACGTCCGACGCATTAGCACCAACAAAACGCTTCGGGTCGAAACGGACCACACCTGCTGGGACTTCGTCGGCAAGCCCAAGCACTTTACAACCAGCCGCACTCCCCGCGCTCATGCCTGCCCAGGAGTCCTCAAAAACCAAACAACGTTTAGGATCCTCGCCGACTCGACGCGCTGCCTCCACATACATGTCAGGGGCCGGCTTCCCCGCGGGTACCTCATCGCCGGTGATTGTGTCGTGGAAGAACTCGCGACCAATCGAGTCGATGCAAGGGTCGGCAAGCGTGCGTTCGGTATTAGTGGTGACGAACATTGGGATGCCAGTTTCCCGCAGCGAAATCAGCAACTGTTTGATGCCGGGGTTTGTATCGATATCGCCAGAAAGAAGCTCGCGCATCCGTGCGTACATTCCGTCCTTCCAGCGGGTGGCATCGGCATCGTCGTAAGTAACTCCGGCCCAGTCGGCGCAGATTTGGAGAGTGTTAGCAAAGCTGCCACCCATGGTTTCCAAGCGTTTCTCGAGACTCAGTCTCCGACCGACCGCTTCAGACAGCTCGTAGGTTGCGATCTCCCACAAAGGCTCGGTATCGATCAAAGTGCCATCCATGTCCCAAAAAATGGCGGCAGGCAGGGGCATTTTACTCCAGTTCGGGTAGTTGGTTCAGTGCTTCCTCTTCAGCACCAGTAGCTGCAGAAGCGTTGAAGATGAGCTCGGCAAGCTCTTCCTTTTCCTCCGGTTCCAGCACCGCGTTGTGGTGCTGCTCATTGAACGCAAAAAGGTTCTCATGAAACGCCTCTACGACGCGGACGAGTTCCTCGGCTCCTGGATCATCTTCAAGAGTCTCCAAAGCGTCCAAGAACATCTCGATCAACTTCTGCAGATCTGGCAAGACCGCAGGGTCGAAAGGCTGCTCCCAGAACTCCTTATCGTCCTCACGCAAGTAGGAGCCAGTAGCAAAGGTATTCAGATCAGAGATAAATTCGTCGACGTCAGCTTGAAACTGTTCACGGATGGTCATAGAAATCATTTTGGCCTAGAAATGCTAAAGCTGCACGCCGAGCAATCCGTGTACCGCGTCCGCCACAATGCCATTGTGGTCGCCGGGTGCTTCGTCGACAATGCTCAATGCTAGAGGCGCATTGAGGTCATCCGCCAAGGCGGCACG
The Corynebacterium breve genome window above contains:
- a CDS encoding M18 family aminopeptidase, with protein sequence MDSIRDFLDFVSASPSAFHAAREVADRLTSHGFSEDTLVSPGGHVLVDGGAVIAWWIPDVPNPAFRIVGSHTDSPGLMLKPQPDFTSHGFHQLAVEVYGGPILASWFDRELSFAGRIVLADGTQRLVETGPIARVPHLAIHLERTNELKPDKQVHMQPVMSVAQGDSIMDVIADAADVDKHYIMAHEMISVDTHEGVVFNDLIAAGRMDNLTSVYASMQAMINAKEDTHDIIVMAAFNHEEVGSQTTTGAGGPLLERVLNRIAVEYGDPMEMLASSTMVSADAAHSLHPNYASKHDPTHQPLLNEGPVLKINANQRYASDAVTEALWMRACQAVDVPVQTFVGNNAVPCGSTIGPIAATRLGIPTVDVGVPLLSMHSARELAGVQDQIWFTKALTAYLTGN
- a CDS encoding RecB family exonuclease, whose translation is MKNIMTPRPIALSPSRASDYNQCPLLYRFRTIDRLPEEKTLAQVKGTLVHAVLEDVHGWAREERTYPAAVKRIKPNWEKMLDSDPDIAALVDDEQAFFIEARSLVRDYFEMENPAAFDSTEQELYVDTVLPNGVPVRGFIDRVDVAPTGEVRVVDYKTGKKPLPRYSADAQFQMRFYALVYWRLFNTVPTQLRLMYLKVIDSMFLAPSKEELEYFERDLGDLWSKIEGDGKSGRFRTQKSKLCGWCSFQSLCPEFGGTPPPYPGWPGSTADVTQD
- a CDS encoding formate--tetrahydrofolate ligase; protein product: MLSDVSIAQAHNLEPITDIAKRVGIDDEALIPYGHHMAKVDLSKIRKSDTPGKIILVTGVSPTPAGEGKSTVLIGLTDAMAKLGHKAMVALREPSLGPVMGIKGGAAGGGYSQVVPMENINLHFTGDFHAITSANNTLAALIDNHIQQGNALNIDPRRITWQRCLDVNDRSLRHVVTGLGGPKQGVPTETRFTITAASEIMAVLGLATDLEDLKARIANLTVGFTYDDEPVTAGDLGAQGALSALLKDAINPNLVQTLGGTPALIHGGPFANIAHGCNTLIATTTAQQYADIVLTEAGFGSDLGAEKFFDIKSRYGNFDVAGTVIVTTIRSMKYNGGVAREDLTNENLEALKSGIVNLERHVENIRKFGVKPVVAVNLFTSDTEAEREFMRQWADQFGVALAEANVWAEGGDGAIQLAETVLDNLVESSAPLYDNDKGVEAAIETIAREIYHADRVEYSNQARKDLETIKKNSWYTLPVCISKTQYSFSDDPKALGAPEGHTLHVRELLPRTGAGFIVALTGAVMTMPGLGKKPAADGIDVIDGKITGLF
- a CDS encoding anaerobic C4-dicarboxylate transporter; this translates as MLLALHLIILFGAIILGARLGSIAIGFAGGLGVLFLGLSGMTVTAEDIPFDVVGIIMCVIAAIAAMQRAGGMDYLVHLAERFLRRNPKRITLYAPIVTWLMTVFAGTGHTAFSTLPVIVEVAKEGKVRPSRPLSVAVISSQMAIVASPISAAVVFMADLLEPHGVGYLQLLGVMLPATFLAIFPTAWVANRMGKDLDKDPVYLDRLERNLVGKPVPASEYVAPKGAKASVGIFLLAIVLVMGYATAISEQFALIANPTIPRNEAIMAIMLAAATIIVLITKIPAAEILGTQVFRSGMSAAVCVLGVAWLGTTFINHYLDDIQVIAGDVLKAQPWLLAVVLFFAAALLYSQASTAKALMPAALAIGVSPLTAVAALPAVCALFVLPTYPTLLAAVEMDDTGSTKIGKYVFNHPFLIPGVVCITVAVLLGYVLGGVIL
- the aspA gene encoding aspartate ammonia-lyase, whose protein sequence is MQTRTEEDLLGTVEVPADKYYGVHTLRAIDNFQISRNTINDFPQFIRGMVQVKKAAAMANRRLHTLPKDKADAIVQACDLILDEGRCMDQFPIDAFQGGAGTSLNMNTNEVVANLALEILGEPKGSYHIINPNDHVNLGQSTNDAYPTGLKLGAYYQVQLLLDELDQLQNAFKEKGAEFANVLKMGRTQLQDAVPMTLGQEFTALGANLAEEQPNIQKAAEGLLEINLGGTAIGTGVNAPVGYREAVTDILRENTGLDIISSRDLIESTSDVGSYVWTHSAIKRTAMKMSKICNDLRLLSSGPRAGLNEINLPERQAGSSIMPAKVNPVIPEVVNQVCFKVFGNDVTISMAGEAGQLQLNVMEPVMAEAFFESVQTMTNAAKTLREKCVTGITANEKVCEGFVNNSIGIITYLNPIIGHHNGDLIGKEAAATGRGVRELVLEKGLLDEATLNELLSKENLMKPEYRGKLYLDDEA
- the hisG gene encoding ATP phosphoribosyltransferase, which gives rise to MIKIAVPNKGALSEAASDILHEAGYRGRGMTKALNIFDAENQVEFFFLRPKDIAIYVAAGHLDLGITGRDLAQDSRAEVEEAMTLGFGGSTFRFAAPADEEWTLEALQDKRIATSYPHLVEDYLGERDITAEVIRLDGAVEISIKLGVADAIADVVSTGATLRQHGLAPFADPIVASEAVVVKRKGVDLNQEQEVLLRRINGILNARHYLMIDYNIDRENLPAATAITPGLSGPTVSPLSRDGWVAVRAMVPRKRANALMDQLAEVGAEAILASDLRIARI
- a CDS encoding phosphoribosyl-ATP diphosphatase, coding for MKNFDSLFAELTQRAAERPEGSSTVEALDKGVHTIGKKVIEEAGEVWIAAEYQSDEELAEEMSQLIYWTQVMMVARGLTPDDIYKYL
- a CDS encoding HAD family hydrolase codes for the protein MPLPAAIFWDMDGTLIDTEPLWEIATYELSEAVGRRLSLEKRLETMGGSFANTLQICADWAGVTYDDADATRWKDGMYARMRELLSGDIDTNPGIKQLLISLRETGIPMFVTTNTERTLADPCIDSIGREFFHDTITGDEVPAGKPAPDMYVEAARRVGEDPKRCLVFEDSWAGMSAGSAAGCKVLGLADEVPAGVVRFDPKRFVGANASDVATWFEAMS